A genomic window from Triticum urartu cultivar G1812 chromosome 7, Tu2.1, whole genome shotgun sequence includes:
- the LOC125521390 gene encoding alcohol-forming fatty acyl-CoA reductase-like, protein MVISEMDAAQVAAYFRGKNILITGATGFLGKVLLEKILRIQPDVTRLFLLVRATDDESARQRVQTEVTGREIFQVLREKHGKGFEDFIEEKVCPLAGDVMYEDFGLDTAKLKEVSKVVDIIVNGAATTNFYERYDVSFDTNVLGAKQICALANKCTKLKMLLHVSTAYVCGEQEGLILEKPFMMGDTLREGTHLDIESELNLIKHTQMELKANCATDKAERKTMKELGLKRARHFGWPNTYVFTKAMGEMLLGHLRGDLPVVVIRPSIITSILKEPLPGWMEGVRTIDSVFLGYAKQALKFFLVDPNTIMDVIPGDMVVNSMMVAMLAHSEEQAQTIYHVTSSMSNPASYTTLRESAHRYFVDNPPRGENGEPIQLKEMRFFSTVARLRMYMVIKYKLPLEILHLVNVGLCGVFSGRYNELSGKYRLAMHLIELYAPYTLFKGRFDDMNLEKLRKAMEQNSDGGEYYFDFDPKKINWDDYFYMVHFPGVLNYLA, encoded by the exons ATGGTGATTAGCGAAATGGATGCTGCTCAGGTCGCAGCATACTTCAGGGGCAAGAATATCCTCATCACCGGCGCAACTGGGTTCCTTGGAAAAG TGCTCTTGGAGAAGATACTGAGGATCCAGCCTGATGTCACGAGGCTCTTCCTCTTGGTTCGAGCCACCGACGACGAATCGGCAAGGCAGAGGGTCCAGACTGAG GTAACAGGGAGGGAGATCTTCCAAGTTCTCAGAGAAAAGCATGGCAAGGGTTTTGAAGATTTCATCGAAGAGAAGGTTTGCCCTTTGGCAGGAGACGTCATGTATGAGGATTTTGGACTAGACACTGCCAAGCTGAAAGAAGTGTCCAAGGTTGTAGACATCATCGTGAACGGAGCTGCGACTACGAATTTCTATGAAAG ATACGACGTATCGTTCGACACCAACGTCTTGGGAGCGAAGCAGATCTGTGCATTAGCAAACAAGTGCACCAAACTAAAAATGCTGCTCCACGTTTCAACTG CCTACGTATGTGGTGAACAAGAGGGACTAATACTAGAGAAACCATTCATGATGGGGGACACACTACGGGAAGGCACACACTTAGACATTGAATCTGAGCTAAATCTGATCAAACATACCCAGATGGAACTGAAAGCTAACTGTGCTACTGACAAGGCTGAGAGGAAAACCATGAAGGAACTTGGCCTCAAGAG AGCGAGGCATTTCGGGTGGCCAAATACCTATGTGTTCACCAAGGCAATGGGCGAGATGCTGCTGGGGCACCTGCGAGGCGACCTTCCGGTCGTCGTCATCCGGCCGAGCATCATAACCAGCATCCTCAAGGAGCCATTGCCTGGATGGATGGAAGGAGTCAG gaCTATCGACTCGGTTTTCTTGGGTTACGCCAAGCAAGCCTTGAAATTCTTTCTAGTAGACCCCAATACCATAATGGACGTG ATTCCGGGGGACATGGTGGTAAACTCTATGATGGTGGCCATGCTGGCGCACTCAGAGGAACAAGCACAGACCATCTACCATGTGACATCGTCCATGAGCAACCCGGCCTCCTACACGACTCTCCGTGAGTCGGCCCACCGCTACTTCGTAGACAACCCGCCGCGAGGGGAGAACGGCGAGCCCATCCAGCTGAAAGAGATGCGCTTCTTTAGCACAGTTGCAAGGCTCCGCATGTACATGGTCATCAAGTACAAGCTCCCTCTTGAG ATCCTTCATCTGGTAAACGTAGGGCTATGTGGTGTTTTCTCAGGGCGCTACAACGAGCTCAGTGGAAAATACAGATTGGCCATGCATCTGATCGAGCTCTATGCGCCTTACACCTTATTCAAAGGGCG CTTTGATGACATGAACCTTGAGAAGCTGAGGAAGGCCATGGAGCAAAATAGTGATGGAGGAGAATACTACTTTGATTTCGATCCCAAGAAAATCAACTGGGACGACTATTTCTACATGGTTCACTTTCCTGGTGTGCTCAATTATCTGGCGTGA
- the LOC125521095 gene encoding alpha carbonic anhydrase 7-like: MRPPRDLRLAVLLLFSAAVLLLAVPAARAQQETEEEEEFSYSLDAENGPAHWGDIKEEWSACGKGNMQSPIDLASPRVSLVRGLGYLNHSYAPANATIVNRGHDIMLKFEGDAGSVSIGGTPYFLRQLHWHSPTEHSVNGRRYDMELHMFHQSAQGKAAVIGVFYEIGAHDAFLHKLEPYLEMIADRKDREEKMGMMDPRGARGKASVYYRYVGSLTTPPCSEGVIWTIVKRVRTVSRHQLELLREAVHDDMEKNARPRQEVNSRDISMFRPSQQNRH, from the exons ATGCGTCCGCCACGGGATCTTCGCCTCGCCGTGCTTCTCCTCTTCTCCGCAGCCGTCCTCCTCTTGGCCGTTCCGGCGGCCAGAGCCCAGCAGGagaccgaggaggaggaggagttcagCTACTCGCTGGACGCGGAGAATGGGCCGGCGCACTGGGGCGACATCAAGGAGGAGTGGTCCGCGTGCGGCAAGGGCAACATGCAGTCGCCCATCGACCTCGCCAGCCCGCGCGTCTCCCTCGTGCGCGGCCTCGGCTACCTCAACCACTCCTACGCCCCCGCCAACGCCACCATCGTCAACCGCGGCCACGACATCATGCTCAAGTTCGAGGGCGACGCCGGGAGCGTGTCGATCGGCGGCACGCCCTACTTCCTCCGGCAGCTGCACTGGCACTCGCCCACCGAGCACAGCGTCAATGGCCGCCGATACGACATGGAGCTGCACATGTTCCACCAGAGCGCCCAGGGCAAGGCCGCCGTCATCGGCGTCTTCTATGAGATCGGCGCCCACGACGCCTTCCTCCACAAG CTGGAGCCATACCTGGAGATGATAGCGGATCGGAAGGACAGGGAGGAGAAGATGGGGATGATGGACCCGAGGGGCGCCAGGGGAAAGGCCAGCGTGTACTACCGCTACGTGGGCTCCCTCACCACCCCGCCCTGCTCCGAAGGTGTCATCTGGACCATCGTCAAGAGG GTCCGCACCGTGTCGAGGCACCAGCTGGAGCTTCTCCGGGAGGCCGTCCATGAC GACATGGAGAAAAACGCGAGGCCCCGTCAGGAGGTGAACAGCAGAGATATCAGCATGTTCCGGCCTTCTCAGCAAAATAGGCATTGA